The following are encoded in a window of Methanobrevibacter ruminantium M1 genomic DNA:
- the glf gene encoding UDP-galactopyranose mutase: MKYDYLIVGSGLFGSVFAYEMNRRGKSCLVIEKRSHIGGNVYTEEKHNINVHKYGAHIFHTNNKEVWNYINQFAEFNRYTNSPVANYKGELYNLPFNMNTFYQMWGVKTPEEAKAKIKQQKAEANIDEPQNLEEQAISLIGRDIYEKLVKGYTEKQWGRDCTDLPSFIIKRLPVRFTFDNNYFNDLYQGIPMGGYTKIIEKMLDGIDVELNTDFLEDKDKWMAMADRVLFTGMIDEYYDYCFGELEYRGLDFEFETLDMENYQGNAVINYTDRETPYTRIIEHKHFENAVSDKTVITREYPKAWEKGQEAYYPMNDERNTELFNRYNDLADKEGNVIFGGRLGMYRYFDMWQVIDEALKLVKSLE, translated from the coding sequence ATGAAATACGATTATCTAATAGTAGGGTCCGGCCTTTTCGGATCCGTATTTGCTTATGAAATGAACAGGAGAGGCAAGAGTTGCCTTGTAATAGAAAAGAGAAGCCATATTGGAGGCAATGTTTACACAGAGGAAAAGCACAATATAAATGTCCATAAGTATGGTGCGCATATATTCCACACCAACAATAAAGAGGTATGGAATTATATCAATCAATTTGCGGAGTTTAACCGCTACACAAACTCACCTGTTGCCAACTACAAGGGCGAATTATACAACCTTCCTTTCAATATGAACACCTTCTACCAGATGTGGGGAGTGAAAACTCCAGAGGAGGCCAAGGCAAAGATTAAGCAGCAAAAAGCTGAGGCAAATATTGATGAGCCTCAAAACCTTGAGGAGCAGGCAATCTCCCTTATTGGCCGAGACATATACGAAAAATTAGTTAAGGGATATACCGAAAAGCAGTGGGGAAGGGATTGCACAGATCTTCCATCCTTCATTATCAAAAGGCTTCCGGTAAGGTTCACCTTTGACAACAACTATTTCAACGACCTCTATCAAGGAATTCCAATGGGGGGATATACTAAAATAATTGAAAAGATGCTTGATGGAATTGACGTTGAGCTAAACACTGATTTTCTTGAGGATAAGGATAAATGGATGGCTATGGCAGATAGGGTCTTATTTACAGGGATGATCGATGAGTATTATGACTACTGCTTTGGAGAGCTTGAATACAGAGGCCTTGACTTTGAGTTTGAGACCTTGGATATGGAAAACTATCAGGGAAACGCTGTAATTAATTATACAGATAGAGAAACCCCTTATACAAGGATAATTGAGCATAAGCACTTTGAGAATGCAGTCTCTGATAAGACCGTGATTACTAGGGAGTATCCAAAGGCTTGGGAAAAGGGCCAAGAGGCATACTATCCTATGAATGATGAGAGAAACACTGAGCTATTTAATAGGTATAATGACTTGGCAGATAAAGAAGGCAATGTAATCTTTGGCGGAAGGCTTGGGATGTATAGGTACTTTGACATGTGGCAGGTCATTGATGAGGCATTGAAGTTAGTTAAATCTTTAGAATAG
- a CDS encoding glycosyltransferase family 2 protein codes for MLMSIICVYNDEEVLEKYLLESLKTQNEEYELILIDNRNHEFNSAASALNYGGKKAKGEILLFVHQDVEFYENNLKDIKYYFENCQNLGIAGVQGVSEENYGRITTNIVSGIPKSTVSDYSITDITETQTLDELLLIIPKEVFGKYQFDEETCYDWHLYGADYCLNIKQKGYSVVLFPITLYHVSEGGSMSLEYFKTLKKVLNKYKYDYNRIYTNCLLSHEPNNQLKLDILYYSEILHIRNPITNFLSNFNFLKKILK; via the coding sequence ATGCTAATGTCTATAATCTGTGTTTATAATGATGAAGAGGTTTTAGAAAAATATTTGTTAGAATCATTAAAAACACAAAATGAAGAATATGAATTAATATTAATTGATAATAGAAATCATGAATTTAATTCCGCAGCTTCAGCCCTAAATTATGGTGGAAAAAAAGCAAAAGGAGAAATATTGCTTTTTGTTCATCAAGATGTGGAATTTTATGAAAATAACTTAAAAGATATAAAATATTACTTTGAAAATTGTCAAAATCTAGGAATTGCTGGAGTTCAAGGAGTTTCTGAGGAAAACTATGGGAGAATTACTACAAATATCGTCTCTGGGATTCCAAAATCAACAGTGTCAGATTATAGTATTACAGATATAACCGAAACCCAAACCCTTGACGAACTATTGCTTATAATTCCCAAAGAGGTATTCGGAAAATATCAATTTGATGAAGAAACCTGTTATGATTGGCACTTATATGGAGCAGATTATTGTTTAAACATTAAACAAAAAGGATATTCTGTAGTTTTATTCCCAATAACATTATATCATGTATCTGAAGGAGGTTCAATGTCTTTAGAATACTTTAAAACATTGAAAAAAGTTTTAAATAAATATAAATATGATTATAATCGCATATACACAAATTGTTTATTAAGTCATGAACCGAATAATCAGTTAAAGTTGGATATCCTTTACTATTCTGAAATTTTACATATAAGGAATCCCATAACTAATTTTTTATCAAATTTTAACTTTCTAAAAAAAATCTTAAAATAA
- a CDS encoding MnmC family methyltransferase, translating into MTYIEEATVIDDTIYDLINEAFENERKYNDPVYRNSIFKGHKEYFVKTDDGSYSIKSKEINNKVETLHTSTGAISESFEKFIKPLKLDYSQDIAILDICAGLGYNTSAAIDDFMKNSTEDANLQIDLLEISKPTLAAGLMVPSPIKAHDITKKAIEDALIAEDYASLSLEEESIPDNINLNIFIDDARKVIQKLEDNVYDAIFLDPFSQNMAPELVSVDFFREFRRVIKDNGIVCTYTSSAPVRMAFIEADFYVSLGPIFGRFQGGTLASPSPKNLTKSLPKNDEIKMALSDVGIPFRDPNLNLSSKEILDNRTEERHNARHNTKISSAVKTPIFLAQEMDDEPLKRRVERNLRKMNIPGVLSEEAFYLVGPEENYSEDYAEDNNSRTRVIEMAKRLDEIKNNKVIF; encoded by the coding sequence ATGACTTATATCGAAGAAGCTACAGTGATTGATGATACAATATATGACTTAATAAATGAAGCTTTCGAAAATGAAAGAAAATACAATGACCCTGTGTATAGAAACTCCATATTTAAAGGTCATAAGGAATACTTTGTAAAGACAGATGATGGGTCATACAGCATCAAATCAAAAGAAATCAATAACAAGGTGGAAACACTCCACACCTCTACTGGAGCCATAAGCGAATCATTTGAAAAGTTCATAAAGCCATTGAAACTGGATTACAGCCAGGACATTGCTATCTTAGACATTTGTGCAGGGCTAGGATACAATACTTCTGCAGCAATTGACGATTTTATGAAAAATTCAACCGAAGATGCAAACCTCCAGATAGACCTTCTGGAAATATCCAAGCCAACCCTTGCAGCAGGATTGATGGTTCCATCTCCTATAAAGGCACATGACATTACAAAAAAGGCAATAGAGGATGCCCTTATAGCGGAAGATTATGCATCACTCTCCTTAGAGGAAGAAAGCATACCAGATAATATAAATTTAAATATATTCATTGACGATGCAAGGAAAGTCATACAAAAACTGGAGGACAATGTCTATGATGCCATATTTTTGGATCCTTTTAGTCAAAATATGGCGCCCGAGTTAGTATCCGTGGACTTTTTTAGGGAATTTAGAAGGGTTATTAAAGATAATGGAATAGTCTGTACATATACTTCATCAGCGCCTGTAAGGATGGCATTTATTGAAGCAGATTTTTATGTATCATTAGGCCCAATCTTCGGACGGTTTCAAGGAGGAACATTGGCATCACCCTCTCCAAAAAATTTGACCAAGTCCCTTCCAAAGAATGATGAGATAAAGATGGCATTATCTGATGTGGGGATTCCATTCAGGGATCCAAATCTAAACCTATCATCAAAGGAAATATTAGACAACAGAACTGAGGAGCGCCATAATGCGCGGCATAACACTAAAATATCTTCAGCGGTAAAGACACCTATATTCCTAGCACAGGAGATGGATGATGAGCCATTGAAGAGAAGAGTTGAGCGAAACCTTAGAAAAATGAACATTCCCGGAGTATTATCAGAGGAAGCTTTTTATCTTGTGGGGCCTGAGGAAAACTATAGTGAGGATTATGCAGAAGATAACAATTCAAGAACTCGTGTTATTGAAATGGCTAAACGATTGGATGAGATTAAAAACAATAAAGTAATTTTTTAA
- a CDS encoding glycosyltransferase family 10 domain-containing protein produces MSEKKKIKVKFVDFQDSLKENDNFFIDSLKKNFDVEVSDDPDYLFFGAYGYKHLDYDCIRIMWTIENYVPDFNICDYALAYDIIEFGDRYLRFPFFLNRPEIENVRKTIERKPIDTSVKTDFCSFVVSNEWGDDYRIRLFHELSKYKKVDSGGRSLNNIGGPIGMGLDKKFEFDVTHKFSFALENAQNRGYTTEKIFDAFAAGCIPIYWGDPNIEEEFNPKSFINCNDLTVEEAVEKIKEVDQNDELYHAMLNEPTFLGDLDKYLQDFDDFLFNICNQPLEKAYRRDRIMKGKTQEHQYKLINRFYYKPYFFLIKVAQKLHIEFIGRKIYHFIRD; encoded by the coding sequence ATGAGTGAAAAGAAAAAAATTAAAGTAAAATTTGTTGATTTTCAAGATAGTCTAAAAGAGAATGATAATTTCTTTATAGACAGTCTAAAAAAGAATTTTGATGTTGAGGTTTCAGATGACCCGGATTATCTCTTTTTTGGCGCTTATGGTTACAAACACTTAGATTATGACTGTATAAGAATCATGTGGACTATTGAAAATTATGTTCCTGACTTCAATATCTGTGATTATGCATTAGCTTATGATATCATTGAATTTGGGGACAGATATCTTCGTTTTCCATTTTTCTTAAATCGTCCTGAAATTGAAAACGTTAGAAAAACAATAGAAAGAAAACCAATTGACACAAGCGTTAAAACTGATTTTTGCAGTTTTGTAGTTTCCAATGAATGGGGAGACGATTATAGAATCCGTCTGTTCCATGAATTAAGCAAATACAAGAAAGTGGACTCTGGAGGAAGGTCTCTCAATAATATTGGTGGACCTATCGGCATGGGCCTTGATAAGAAGTTTGAATTTGATGTAACTCATAAATTTTCATTTGCTCTTGAAAATGCTCAAAACAGGGGCTATACTACTGAAAAAATATTTGATGCTTTTGCTGCAGGCTGCATTCCAATCTATTGGGGAGATCCTAATATTGAAGAGGAATTCAACCCTAAATCCTTTATAAATTGTAATGATTTGACTGTAGAGGAAGCCGTGGAAAAAATTAAAGAAGTCGACCAAAACGATGAACTTTATCATGCCATGCTAAATGAACCTACTTTTTTAGGTGATTTGGACAAATATCTTCAGGATTTTGATGACTTCTTGTTTAATATCTGCAATCAGCCTTTAGAGAAAGCCTACCGTAGGGATAGGATAATGAAAGGAAAAACTCAAGAGCATCAGTACAAATTGATTAACAGATTTTATTATAAACCTTATTTTTTCTTAATTAAGGTAGCACAGAAATTACACATTGAATTTATCGGAAGAAAGATTTATCACTTCATTAGAGACTAA
- a CDS encoding flippase, which produces MNQIKSIFKNTGWLSVSQVITSICAFLWTIIIARYLGVSDYGIVSFAVSFTGLMGIVMDLGISTYITREIAKHKDLVRKYFNNIFLFKLILAIILFILSGLILYVMGYSHLTIIVTLVFTIELIFMSMTTFLNGVFQAFEKVKYQAIGAILNSSFLLIGILITLGFDLGVISIAFAYTVAYSIYFSYMFLSYVKTFSRPHLELDTNFIREVIIKSIPFGLTNFFYSIYFSIDIVMLSYLAGDYATGLYKSAYNIINVFTTFFVVYQSVIFPVMSKFFKESQNLIKVSYELSVKYLLLIIIPISIGIFFYARPVVDLIYSNQYSLASTPVQILIWTVSFLFVNGAAAVLLNAIDKEKTVTKIYIIAAIFNVCLNLILIPRFSYDGAAIATVLSEILITIITLYHIFKTDYKPDLGLLKNVIKLIVCGIILFVALYYLNLSLWFAIPVGFIVYLISLFITKSIDDNDRYVIRELINR; this is translated from the coding sequence ATGAATCAAATTAAATCCATTTTTAAAAATACTGGTTGGTTATCTGTTTCACAAGTGATAACAAGCATTTGTGCATTCCTATGGACCATAATCATAGCCCGATACCTGGGAGTATCTGATTATGGCATTGTCTCATTTGCAGTTTCTTTCACTGGCCTTATGGGAATAGTGATGGATTTGGGAATAAGCACATACATCACTCGTGAAATTGCGAAACATAAAGATTTAGTAAGGAAATATTTTAACAATATCTTTTTATTTAAGCTTATATTAGCCATTATCTTATTTATTTTAAGTGGATTGATTTTGTATGTCATGGGATACTCTCATTTAACTATAATAGTTACTTTGGTTTTTACAATAGAACTTATCTTCATGTCTATGACTACTTTTTTAAATGGAGTTTTCCAGGCCTTTGAAAAAGTAAAATATCAAGCCATAGGAGCTATATTAAATAGCAGTTTTTTATTAATAGGCATTCTAATAACATTAGGGTTTGATTTGGGCGTTATATCCATTGCCTTTGCCTACACTGTTGCATATTCAATATATTTTTCATATATGTTTTTATCATATGTTAAAACATTCAGCCGACCTCATTTAGAATTGGATACAAATTTCATAAGGGAAGTAATAATCAAATCCATTCCTTTTGGACTTACAAACTTCTTCTATTCTATTTATTTTTCAATTGACATTGTAATGTTGTCCTATTTGGCTGGAGATTATGCAACAGGACTTTATAAGTCTGCATACAACATAATAAATGTTTTCACAACATTTTTTGTAGTTTACCAAAGCGTAATATTCCCTGTTATGAGCAAATTCTTCAAAGAAAGCCAAAATCTAATCAAAGTTAGCTATGAGCTTTCTGTAAAATATTTGTTGTTAATTATTATTCCTATCAGCATAGGCATTTTCTTCTATGCAAGACCAGTGGTGGATCTTATTTACAGCAACCAATACTCACTTGCCTCAACTCCAGTCCAAATACTTATCTGGACAGTTTCATTCCTATTTGTCAATGGAGCAGCGGCAGTTTTACTAAATGCAATCGATAAGGAGAAAACTGTAACAAAAATCTATATTATAGCAGCAATATTTAATGTGTGCCTTAATTTAATACTTATTCCAAGGTTTAGCTATGATGGTGCAGCAATAGCTACAGTACTTAGTGAAATATTGATTACTATTATTACACTTTATCATATATTCAAAACAGACTACAAACCAGATTTAGGACTATTGAAGAATGTTATAAAACTAATCGTTTGTGGAATAATCCTTTTTGTAGCATTATATTACTTAAATCTCTCCCTATGGTTTGCAATACCTGTAGGATTTATAGTTTATCTAATATCCCTATTTATAACAAAATCTATTGATGATAATGATAGATATGTAATTAGAGAATTAATAAACAGATAA
- a CDS encoding DUF4422 domain-containing protein, with protein sequence MSSQNIQIYVVSHSEEDIKNIDSNDIYTPLFVGRAGKDNLGFVSDDTGDNISNKNSSYCELTGLYWMWKNSPADIIGLVHYRRYFANWRLGKRLEREDIEKIFSEYDIILPKKTTALLGSVYEDYDHWNYAKDLDLCEEVIGEQCPEYLDSYKRVVEGKDLYYYNMFIAPKEVIAPYCDWVFPILAEVEKRVDMTGYDDYQKRIYGFLTERLFDVWMDKQNLRVKECELKVNGLRLNVHMWIVKRKIVRWAYVHIYMGLLHKDMRR encoded by the coding sequence ATGTCAAGTCAAAATATCCAGATTTATGTTGTATCCCATAGTGAAGAGGATATCAAAAATATTGATTCTAACGACATTTACACTCCTCTTTTTGTTGGACGTGCAGGCAAGGACAATTTAGGCTTTGTAAGTGACGATACTGGAGATAACATATCCAATAAAAACTCTTCCTACTGTGAACTAACAGGACTTTACTGGATGTGGAAAAACAGCCCTGCAGACATAATTGGTCTTGTCCATTATAGAAGATACTTTGCAAACTGGAGACTTGGAAAAAGGTTAGAACGAGAAGATATTGAAAAAATATTCTCTGAATATGATATTATTCTTCCTAAAAAGACAACTGCTCTTTTAGGCTCAGTATATGAAGACTACGACCATTGGAACTATGCTAAAGACTTGGACCTCTGTGAAGAGGTTATAGGCGAACAATGTCCTGAATATCTTGATAGTTATAAACGAGTTGTGGAAGGAAAAGATCTCTACTATTACAACATGTTCATAGCCCCTAAGGAAGTCATTGCTCCTTATTGTGACTGGGTATTTCCTATTCTTGCAGAGGTAGAAAAAAGAGTGGACATGACTGGATATGATGATTATCAAAAAAGAATCTATGGATTCTTAACAGAACGTCTCTTTGATGTTTGGATGGACAAACAAAACTTGAGAGTAAAGGAATGTGAACTAAAAGTCAATGGACTTAGGCTTAATGTCCATATGTGGATTGTAAAAAGAAAGATTGTAAGATGGGCTTATGTCCATATTTATATGGGCTTGCTTCATAAGGATATGAGACGTTAA
- a CDS encoding sugar phosphate nucleotidyltransferase, producing MQTVGMILCGGFGKRLRPVTEKVPKPLVEIKEDYAILDKQLFDFKNAGINEVYLLAGFLHEKIQERYGDEYKGIKINYVIEDEPLGTLNAIRLGMEALGEDKQVVIRNGDIVADINLKKMIEYGERSDYFVTMFVTKMTSPYGIVDISGDKITAFKEKPLLDYYINGGIYFTKGLLDFGEFKTGDIEKTLFPVLAKENKLGYYREDDLFWMAIDTSKELESVQKEYENKTDKPWGYEKVLIYTDKYLTKELYLKEGFQTSFHYHNDKDETMYIMSGAGYIEFEDRKEYFGKNDSIRIKPGVVHSIIATENTTLHEVSTPFLDDTIRVKDYYTR from the coding sequence ATGCAAACTGTTGGAATGATTCTTTGTGGCGGTTTTGGAAAAAGACTTAGGCCAGTTACTGAAAAAGTGCCAAAGCCGTTAGTGGAAATTAAAGAAGATTATGCAATACTTGATAAACAATTATTTGATTTTAAAAATGCTGGAATAAACGAGGTTTATCTATTAGCAGGATTTTTACACGAAAAAATCCAAGAACGCTATGGTGACGAATATAAAGGCATAAAAATCAATTATGTCATTGAAGACGAACCTTTAGGAACACTTAATGCAATCAGATTAGGTATGGAAGCACTTGGAGAAGATAAACAAGTTGTTATTAGAAATGGAGATATAGTTGCAGACATTAACCTTAAAAAGATGATAGAATATGGCGAAAGATCAGATTACTTTGTTACAATGTTTGTCACCAAAATGACTTCTCCATATGGAATTGTAGACATAAGTGGAGATAAAATCACTGCTTTTAAAGAAAAACCACTATTGGATTACTATATAAACGGAGGAATTTACTTCACCAAAGGGTTATTGGACTTCGGAGAATTTAAAACAGGTGATATAGAAAAAACATTATTCCCAGTGCTTGCTAAAGAAAACAAACTTGGATACTACAGGGAAGATGATCTCTTTTGGATGGCAATCGACACATCAAAAGAATTGGAATCTGTTCAAAAGGAGTATGAAAACAAAACAGACAAGCCTTGGGGATATGAGAAGGTCCTCATTTATACTGACAAGTACCTTACAAAAGAGCTTTACTTAAAAGAAGGATTTCAGACTTCTTTCCACTATCACAATGATAAGGATGAAACCATGTACATAATGTCCGGTGCAGGATACATCGAGTTTGAAGACAGGAAAGAATACTTTGGAAAAAACGATTCCATTCGTATTAAACCTGGTGTTGTCCATTCTATTATTGCAACTGAAAATACAACATTACATGAGGTTTCTACACCATTTTTAGATGATACAATCAGAGTAAAAGATTATTATACTCGTTAA
- a CDS encoding polysaccharide biosynthesis C-terminal domain-containing protein encodes MTVSFLFVNGAASVLLNAIDKEKAVTKIYIMAVIFNVCLNLVLIPMFSYDGEAISTVLSVKYLLSF; translated from the coding sequence TTGACCGTTTCCTTCCTATTTGTCAATGGAGCAGCATCTGTTTTGCTGAATGCAATTGATAAGGAAAAGGCAGTAACAAAAATCTATATTATGGCAGTTATATTTAACGTATGTCTTAATTTGGTTCTTATTCCAATGTTTAGTTATGATGGAGAGGCAATATCCACTGTATTAAGTGTGAAATATTTATTATCATTTTAA
- a CDS encoding pyruvate-formate lyase Pfl: protein MGLFDNIKKIRNKESANSSSAILASTYNKINRRFGVGTDASSYIAKNMHKFYITSSKFSKGVQIKNLLRKLDITIHPEGFIYFLDEFRNLDYHGQIINSPIDYSLILDYSIYDLNEFYFNPKEGPGFRNQSSDYNREMLAILDGIELLIYEINKALAKSSRDDKSKYIRIFEDIIDKKASHFEEALQRILFLNQLLYQTGHSLNSLGRLDRILEDYYYNDLNDGYITNKEALELIKDFLKALDSYSWYKTDDESGLASQLITLGGKYIDEFGEYYFYNDLTYIFLEAIGQVNPKDVKIALRLSYKTPDDLIHLALDCLNENTIYIEEGVAVSFIIDNRIFTADGATIEANIDSNIVFSNDEAIIPRLLDFGYSSDDAYNYILSAHLEPTFISCLDEGNLSSISLLKPLNDIFEDKNELRFIINLDYLMELYKNNLKKEIEEKISALDQIQWNQDPFLSLFSAESYENQLDISQGGSRNNHFGIRFYGLQNTVNSLYNLKKIVFEDKTIDLIELDKMRKNNFKRGKYQETFLLLKNNPVRFPQNNPEIANISNEIIAFIGDSIKDYKNSLDGKLKFGLSAPRYMIKNDKRASFDATLKDIPPARLLISSQKTNSDIFIFNSSLDYKSSAINGNLIELNINTNDKQLTNILVEAIGYGFDQLQINLIREEIITKEDTEE from the coding sequence ATGGGTCTATTTGATAACATTAAAAAGATTCGAAATAAGGAAAGTGCAAACAGCTCATCTGCCATATTGGCTTCCACATACAATAAGATAAACCGCAGATTTGGGGTTGGAACAGATGCAAGCAGCTACATTGCCAAAAACATGCACAAGTTCTATATAACAAGCTCCAAGTTTTCAAAAGGGGTCCAAATCAAGAACCTTCTAAGAAAGCTAGACATCACAATCCATCCTGAAGGATTCATATACTTCCTAGACGAATTTAGAAATCTTGACTATCATGGCCAAATAATAAACAGTCCTATCGACTACTCACTTATTCTAGACTATTCCATCTATGACCTCAACGAATTTTACTTCAACCCTAAGGAAGGTCCAGGCTTCAGAAACCAGTCCTCCGACTACAATAGGGAAATGCTCGCTATCCTTGATGGAATTGAGCTTCTCATATATGAAATAAACAAGGCATTGGCAAAGTCCTCCCGTGATGACAAGTCAAAGTACATCCGCATCTTTGAGGACATAATCGACAAGAAGGCTAGCCATTTTGAAGAGGCCCTTCAAAGAATACTTTTCCTTAATCAACTCCTATATCAGACAGGCCACAGCCTAAACAGCCTAGGCCGTCTTGACCGTATCCTTGAAGACTATTACTACAACGACCTGAATGATGGATACATAACTAACAAGGAGGCATTGGAACTGATTAAGGATTTCCTAAAGGCCCTCGATTCATACTCCTGGTATAAGACCGATGACGAGTCAGGACTGGCAAGCCAGCTAATCACCCTTGGAGGAAAGTACATCGATGAGTTCGGCGAATACTATTTCTACAATGACCTCACCTATATCTTCCTTGAGGCAATCGGCCAGGTCAATCCAAAGGATGTTAAGATAGCACTCAGACTAAGCTATAAGACTCCAGACGACCTTATCCACCTTGCATTAGATTGCCTTAACGAAAACACAATATACATTGAAGAGGGTGTCGCTGTAAGTTTTATCATTGACAATCGGATATTTACAGCTGACGGAGCCACCATTGAGGCCAATATAGATTCAAACATAGTCTTCTCAAATGATGAGGCAATCATCCCAAGGCTTCTCGACTTCGGATACTCAAGCGATGACGCATATAATTATATTCTATCAGCCCATCTTGAACCTACATTCATATCCTGCCTTGATGAAGGCAACCTATCATCTATCTCTCTTTTAAAGCCATTGAATGACATATTTGAAGACAAGAATGAGTTAAGATTCATAATAAACTTAGACTACCTTATGGAGCTTTATAAGAACAATCTAAAAAAGGAAATCGAAGAAAAAATAAGCGCCCTAGATCAAATACAATGGAACCAAGACCCTTTCTTATCATTATTCTCAGCTGAATCATATGAAAACCAACTGGACATATCCCAAGGAGGCTCCAGAAACAATCATTTTGGAATTAGATTCTATGGGCTCCAAAACACTGTAAACAGCTTATATAACCTTAAGAAAATAGTCTTTGAGGACAAGACCATAGACCTTATAGAATTGGATAAGATGAGAAAAAACAACTTCAAAAGGGGCAAATACCAAGAAACATTCCTCCTCCTTAAGAACAATCCAGTAAGATTCCCACAAAACAACCCTGAGATAGCAAACATCTCCAACGAAATAATAGCATTCATAGGCGACTCAATAAAAGACTACAAAAACAGCCTCGACGGAAAGCTCAAGTTTGGATTAAGCGCCCCAAGGTACATGATAAAGAATGATAAGAGAGCATCTTTTGACGCCACATTAAAGGACATCCCGCCAGCAAGACTTTTAATATCAAGCCAAAAGACAAACTCAGATATATTCATCTTCAATTCAAGCTTAGACTACAAAAGCTCAGCAATAAACGGAAACCTTATAGAGCTAAATATAAACACAAACGACAAACAACTAACCAATATCCTTGTAGAAGCAATCGGATACGGTTTCGACCAGCTCCAAATAAACTTAATCAGAGAAGAGATAATCACCAAAGAGGATACTGAAGAATAG
- a CDS encoding class I SAM-dependent methyltransferase, with the protein MNSDKKITKESSILDIGCGNGNFLSQLKRGGYKNLTGIDLFIEEENILEGINLIQTSLEDYKPSEKFDLIVSNHAFEHMDNQLANLKCFENLIKDDGLILLRIPIKSEPIWKRYGVNWFQIDAPRHFFLHTLKSFEILCDKTDLKILDVIFDSGYAQFVFSENYQNDIAWGEDGWTDFRSNKKLIKKYKKETNFLNSQGQGDQCMFVLKKI; encoded by the coding sequence TTGAATTCTGATAAGAAGATTACAAAGGAATCCTCAATTTTAGATATTGGATGTGGAAATGGGAATTTTTTATCTCAATTAAAAAGAGGAGGATATAAAAATCTCACAGGAATAGACTTATTTATTGAAGAAGAGAATATTTTAGAGGGGATTAATTTAATTCAAACTTCCTTAGAAGATTATAAACCTTCAGAAAAATTTGATTTAATTGTTTCGAATCATGCTTTTGAACATATGGATAATCAATTAGCTAATCTAAAATGTTTTGAAAATCTTATTAAAGATGATGGGTTAATTTTATTAAGAATTCCGATTAAATCTGAGCCAATTTGGAAAAGATATGGAGTAAATTGGTTTCAAATTGATGCACCTAGACACTTTTTCTTACATACTCTAAAAAGTTTTGAAATATTATGTGATAAAACCGACCTTAAAATTTTAGATGTGATTTTTGATAGTGGATATGCCCAATTTGTTTTCAGTGAAAATTATCAAAACGATATTGCTTGGGGAGAAGATGGATGGACTGATTTTAGGTCTAATAAAAAATTAATCAAAAAATATAAAAAAGAGACCAATTTTTTAAATTCCCAAGGACAAGGGGATCAATGCATGTTTGTTCTTAAAAAAATTTAA